Proteins from one Ahaetulla prasina isolate Xishuangbanna chromosome 2, ASM2864084v1, whole genome shotgun sequence genomic window:
- the SLC25A51 gene encoding mitochondrial nicotinamide adenine dinucleotide transporter SLC25A51: MADSEDLLLNKAKADQAANRIVKINSGKHYLCGYCAAITNIAVTFPIQKVLFRQQLYGVRTRDAICQLQKDGIRNLYRGILPPLMQKSTTLALMFGLYEDLSSLLLRHISAPEIFARSLAAVLAGTTEAVLTPFERVQTLLQDYKHHDKFTNTYQAFRVLREHGAREYYRGLVPILLRNGPSNALFFGLRGPIKQCLPEATTYSTHLINDFICGGVLGAMLGFLFFPVNVVKARMQSQIGGEFQSFSTVFMKIWLERDRKLTHLFRGAHLNYHRSLISWGIINATYEFLLKLL, encoded by the coding sequence ATGGCGGATTCAGAAGACCTTTTGCTTAACAAGGCAAAGGCAGATCAAGCTGCTAATCGCATTGTAAAAATTAACTCAGGCAAACATTACTTATGTGGTTATTGTGCAGCCATTACAAacattgcagtaactttcccaatCCAAAAAGTCCTCTTTCGTCAACAACTGTACGGGGTACGAACCAGAGATGCAATATGTCAGCTACAGAAAGATGGTATCAGAAATTTGTACCGAGGTATCCTTCCTCCGTTGATGCAGAAGAGCACAACCTTGGCATTGATGTTTGGCCTATATGAAGATTTGTCTTCTCTGCTCCTCAGACACATAAGTGCGCCTGAAATCTTTGCCCGGAGCTTAGCAGCTGTGCTTGCTGGGACCACAGAAGCTGTCTTGACCCCTTTTGAGCGTGTGCAGACACTTCTGCAGGACTACAAACATCATGACAAATTTACAAACACCTACCAAGCATTCAGAGTTCTTCGAGAGCATGGGGCCAGGGAATATTATCGGGGCTTGGTGCCAATCCTACTTCGGAACGGTCCTAGCAATGCTCTCTTTTTTGGCCTGCGAGGGCCCATCAAGCAGTGCCTGCCAGAAGCAACAACTTACAGTACTCATCTGATCAATGATTTTATATGTGGAGGGGTATTGGGTGCTATGTTGGGGTTTCTGTTTTTCCCTGTGAATGTTGTCAAAGCCCGCATGCAGTCACAGATTGGTGGGGAATTCCAGTCTTTTTCCACAGTCTTTATGAAGATTTGGCTAGAGCGTGACAGGAAACTGACGCATCTCTTCCGAGGGGCCCATCTAAATTATCACCGGTCCCTGATTTCTTGGGGAATAATTAATGCAACTTATGAATTCTTGCTTAAATTACTATAA